The following proteins are co-located in the Xiphophorus maculatus strain JP 163 A chromosome 8, X_maculatus-5.0-male, whole genome shotgun sequence genome:
- the ndufa8 gene encoding NADH dehydrogenase [ubiquinone] 1 alpha subcomplex subunit 8, translating to MPTTLEVPTLQDLKVDEVNVSSAVLKAAAHHYGSQCDKPNKEFMLCRWEEKDPRKCLQEGRKVNECALNFFRQIKGNCAESFTEYWTCLDYTNLTELRHCRKQQQAFDSCVLDKLGWVRPDLGDLSKVTKVSTSRPLPENPYHSRPRPEPNPTIEGNLEPAKHGSRLFFWTW from the exons ATGCCGACAACACTGGAAGTACCGACTCTGCAGGACCTGAAAGTGGATGAG GTAAATGTCTCATCTGCAGTTCTGAAGGCTGCTGCACACCATTATGGCTCCCAGTGTGACAAACCCAATAAGGAGTTTATGCTCTGTCGCTGGGAGGAGAAAGACCCAAGAAAGTGTTTACAAGAAGGGAGGAAGGTCAATGAATGTGCACTTAACTTCTTCAG ACAAATCAAGGGAAACTGTGCTGAGTCCTTCACGGAGTACTGGACCTGCTTGGATTACACCAACCTGACAGAACTACGTCACTGCCGCAAACAGCAGCAAGCTTTTGACAGCTGTGTCCTTGATAAGTTGGGCTGGGTGAGACCTGACCTGGGAGATCTATCTAAG GTAACCAAAGTGTCAACTTCGCGGCCTCTCCCAGAGAACCCCTACCACTCTAGACCACGTCCTGAGCCCAACCCGACCATCGAAGGCAACCTGGAGCCTGCCAAACATGGCAGCAGGTTATTTTTCTGGACCTGGTGA